From a single Thalassophryne amazonica chromosome 7, fThaAma1.1, whole genome shotgun sequence genomic region:
- the LOC117513426 gene encoding uncharacterized protein LOC117513426, which yields MAAFCEIWDIFICICIMWNSSTLAFGDSTHQLKIHLGCQAVIPCTDYKSSSNSLKWFFTKHGHDSTIQLISEDEQGILHFDKTFKPRISVMHNQSLVIRAFTGDDQGQYWCEFWYQGKRNQKKTIHVETEVLHETRMTRYVLPGSTFSHTCPGEFKNFEWTFEASSTPATASPNLKKTVHGPEAHFVTLNKSIHLLNIKRTDAGKYSCWTNRCRERKQKLLTINLCVITVLDHSDNSSVPCTVICDMDTSDINPNTIDMEMETWNISVVVDSLDSLQCNAMRKFYKSSAVNNSLGPTNTFNETTERAEPLIFWTIALCGCLALLALVLFCFRSTQRTE from the exons ATGGCTGCCTTCTGTGAAATATGGGATATCTTTATTTGTATATGCATCATGTGGAATTCATCTACGCTTGCATTTGGAGACT ccacacATCAACTTAAAATTCACTTGGGATGCCAAGCTGTGATACCGTGCACAGATTACAAAAGTTCTTCAAACTCGTTGAAATGGTTTTTCACCAAACATGGACATGACAGCACAATCCAGTTAATTTCTGAAGATGAACAAGGAATTCTGCATTTTGACAAAACCTTTAAGCCCAGAATAAGTGTCATGCACAATCAATCTCTGGTTATCAGAGCTTTCACAGGAGATGATCAAGGCCAGTACTGGTGTGAATTCTGGTACCAGGGCAAACGCAACCAGAAGAAAACCATCCATGTGGAAACAG AAGTTCTTCATGAAACCCGCATGACACGCTACGTTCTTCCAGGCAGCACATTTTCACACACATGTCCGGGTGAATTCAAGAACTTTGAATGGACTTTTGAAGCAAGCAGCACACCTGCTACAGCAAGTCCGAACCTCAAAAAGACCGTACATGGACCAGAAGCACACTTTGTGACTCTTAACAAGTCAATACACCTTCTGAATATCAAAAGAACAGATGCTGGGAAATATTCCTGCTGGACAAACCGATGCCGTGAACGGAAACAAAAACTACTCACTATCAACTTGTGCGTGATAAcag TTTTAGACCATAGTGACAATTCCTCTGTTCCTTGCACCGTCATCTGTGACATGGATACAAGTGACATAAATCCAAACACGATAGACATGGAGATGGAAACATGGAATATATCAGTGGTGGTGGATTCACTTGACTCTTTACAATGCAACGCAATGAGAAAGTTCTACAAATCCAGTGCTGTTAACAACTCACTCGGACCAACAAATACCTTCAATGAAACTACAG AGCGTGCAGAACCACTTATTTTTTGGACAATAGCACTGTGTgggtgtcttgctttattggcacttGTACTCTTCTGCTTCAGATCAACACAGCGGACAG AGTGA